A genomic segment from Haloarchaeobius salinus encodes:
- a CDS encoding sensor histidine kinase yields MDLVFFSYVVLFALSGVACLGSIPRARTIQHPGTRRAFVAFLASVALWCGGYLGYLLAPTSTSKTALYVTGFIFAFVAVGAWVWFCAEYTGRSLQNTPFRYPALAVFLFLIGLKITNPLHNLYFTTEWTTEPFPHLAINHQLLYWVVLGLSYAVIMVGFFMLAERLYQTGTDSRPLVILFGITGVPAVATILSEQSATLLPLMYEPPGVAVFAVGTLFVYFDRFEAIRMTTGTTRPAIYLDQSNRVRDFNHAAETIFPGLPDAVGEPIAVVSERLADHISETEVVSVTEDGETRYYEVATTPFLSGEVRTGQLVTITDVTERESYRRKLEEKTEQLEALNRVVRHDIRNDMAVVLGWAESLEDHVDAEGEEALDRVIRSSEHIVELTETARAFIESLTDDSVADLKQVDVRTIVEAELTTARETHSAARFEIAGELPAAPVQANEMLSSVFRNLLENAVRHNDSATPRVTVSGAEHEDSVQIRVADNGPGVPDDRKEQIFGKGEKGIDSPGSGIGLYLAHTLTKQYGGAVWVEDNEPTGAVFVVELPLYSDTGSETTRTQTDPAG; encoded by the coding sequence ATGGATCTCGTCTTTTTCTCGTACGTCGTTCTCTTCGCGCTCTCTGGTGTCGCCTGTCTCGGCAGTATTCCACGGGCACGCACGATCCAGCATCCCGGCACCCGGAGGGCGTTCGTCGCGTTTCTCGCGTCGGTTGCACTCTGGTGTGGTGGATACCTCGGCTACTTGCTCGCGCCGACTTCCACGAGTAAAACCGCCCTGTACGTCACCGGGTTCATCTTCGCGTTCGTCGCGGTCGGCGCGTGGGTATGGTTCTGTGCCGAATACACCGGCCGGTCGCTACAGAACACGCCGTTCCGCTACCCCGCACTGGCCGTGTTCCTCTTCCTCATCGGGCTCAAGATCACGAACCCGCTCCACAACCTCTACTTCACCACGGAATGGACGACAGAGCCGTTCCCCCATCTGGCGATCAATCATCAACTGCTGTACTGGGTCGTCCTCGGGCTCTCGTACGCGGTCATCATGGTCGGGTTCTTCATGCTCGCGGAACGGCTGTACCAGACCGGGACCGATAGCCGGCCGCTCGTCATCCTCTTCGGAATCACCGGCGTCCCGGCAGTCGCGACGATCCTCAGCGAGCAGTCCGCGACACTCCTCCCCCTGATGTACGAACCACCGGGTGTCGCGGTCTTCGCTGTGGGCACCCTCTTCGTCTACTTCGACCGTTTCGAAGCGATTCGGATGACCACTGGGACGACGAGGCCGGCGATATACCTCGACCAATCGAACCGGGTACGGGACTTCAACCACGCCGCGGAGACAATCTTCCCAGGGCTTCCGGACGCGGTCGGGGAACCGATCGCCGTGGTGAGCGAGAGACTCGCCGATCACATCTCCGAGACGGAGGTTGTATCCGTCACCGAGGACGGGGAGACCCGCTACTACGAAGTCGCCACGACACCGTTCCTCTCGGGGGAAGTGCGGACTGGACAGCTAGTGACGATCACGGACGTCACCGAGCGGGAGTCGTACCGGCGGAAACTCGAGGAGAAGACCGAACAGCTCGAGGCGCTGAACCGGGTCGTCAGACACGACATCCGAAACGATATGGCAGTGGTCCTCGGCTGGGCAGAATCGCTGGAGGACCACGTGGACGCGGAGGGAGAGGAAGCACTCGACCGTGTGATTCGCAGTTCCGAGCACATCGTAGAGCTGACCGAGACCGCACGCGCGTTCATCGAATCCCTCACGGACGACTCCGTTGCGGACCTGAAACAGGTCGACGTTCGGACGATAGTCGAGGCGGAACTGACCACTGCTCGGGAGACGCATTCAGCGGCACGCTTCGAGATCGCCGGTGAACTGCCAGCAGCCCCCGTCCAGGCGAACGAGATGCTGTCGTCGGTGTTCCGGAATCTCCTGGAGAATGCTGTCCGGCACAACGACAGCGCAACGCCCAGAGTCACGGTCAGTGGAGCGGAACACGAGGACTCCGTGCAGATACGGGTCGCAGACAATGGTCCGGGTGTTCCGGACGACCGGAAGGAGCAGATCTTCGGGAAGGGCGAGAAAGGAATCGACAGTCCGGGGTCCGGGATCGGGCTGTACCTCGCTCACACGCTGACGAAACAGTACGGTGGTGCTGTCTGGGTCGAAGACAACGAGCCGACCGGCGCTGTGTTCGTCGTCGAGCTTCCGCTCTACAGCGACACCGGGTCAGAGACGACACGAACCCAAACAGACCCCGCTGGATAG
- a CDS encoding universal stress protein: MSDPPDEQDRPLDGDPKSASRTRTLYPFFQRESDTVLSIAGAIATSLDTQLLIGEIETGTGTASYETTRDVAETVLRARDSTSIDVDVLGLPLTGPSPIETVATAAATFHINIIVMGDDASERIEAQIAKRTGCDTVVVNGRSSPESIASILVPIAGGPHSGAAVNVASSLAAANDAWIELVHILETDNSGLKRAEAEELLEAGAVQISDTIEVDTRIIDGNGVTSEIIEESAYHDLTVIGAPQKGKLRRLIFGSKVTEIREQAQNTVVMARKGSDPELSLFAGTVTQ; this comes from the coding sequence ATGAGTGACCCACCAGACGAGCAGGACCGGCCGTTGGATGGTGATCCGAAGAGTGCGTCGAGGACGCGAACGCTGTACCCGTTTTTTCAGCGGGAGTCCGACACCGTTCTCAGTATCGCGGGGGCGATTGCGACATCTCTAGACACCCAGCTACTTATCGGTGAGATCGAGACCGGGACCGGCACTGCGTCGTACGAAACAACTCGTGACGTGGCCGAGACGGTTCTTCGTGCCCGGGATAGCACTTCGATCGACGTGGATGTGCTCGGCCTACCCCTCACAGGGCCGAGTCCCATCGAGACAGTTGCTACGGCAGCAGCTACATTCCACATCAACATTATCGTAATGGGAGACGATGCATCGGAGCGCATCGAAGCACAAATCGCCAAGCGCACAGGTTGCGATACAGTCGTCGTCAATGGACGATCCTCACCTGAATCGATTGCATCGATACTCGTTCCAATTGCCGGGGGTCCACACTCCGGAGCCGCTGTGAACGTCGCCAGTTCTCTCGCCGCAGCCAACGATGCGTGGATCGAACTCGTGCACATCCTCGAGACGGACAACTCTGGACTGAAACGAGCAGAAGCAGAGGAGCTTCTCGAAGCAGGAGCAGTACAGATCTCTGATACTATCGAGGTAGATACCCGCATCATCGATGGCAACGGTGTCACGTCGGAGATAATCGAGGAATCCGCCTATCACGATTTGACGGTCATCGGGGCACCACAAAAGGGGAAATTACGACGATTGATATTTGGTTCGAAGGTGACCGAAATCCGTGAGCAGGCACAGAACACCGTCGTTATGGCTCGAAAGGGCTCCGACCCAGAGCTGAGTCTGTTCGCTGGCACAGTCACACAGTAG
- a CDS encoding TrkH family potassium uptake protein, with product MNASYAPVGRDVGRMLQALAGLVLITIPVSLVWGEYYVLPALLLSALVPLASGRLLTSAFQDASDPGKLHGMMVAAAGWFSVALFGSLPLLLIAWTIALDPVYLDAPALNGRAASTVGAFRNPLNAVFESMSGFTGTGLTMTDDESALPRTLQWWRTFIEWIGGVGVIVLTTAILARPGSGSLTLYESEARSEKIHPSIVSTVRTIWWIFLLFTFVSILVLWLAGMPLWGAINHAMTGLATGGFSITDNSIATYDSAVIDFALIPVMILGSIAFPIHYLILQGDLKNLYTDLQTRWMFGFFGAGSLLLSAMVYTSGTYDSWFDAVRYGLFQFVSAMSCTGFQTAVDSTNVALGKWPAQAQLTVTFGMVVGAAAGSTVGGIKLIRLATLVKGIRHRITDVFVPDTAVRRLQIDDRRLTEEEANRELGEAAIISVLWFVFLALTTFVLLLVLPENQYTLENVVFEVASAQGNVGLSSGITGPGMPTVGKLFFLFNMWIGRLEIIPVLVLLRALFTRGGLYR from the coding sequence ATGAACGCGTCGTACGCACCGGTTGGTCGTGACGTCGGCCGCATGCTGCAAGCGCTCGCAGGACTGGTACTGATCACGATCCCCGTCTCGCTGGTCTGGGGGGAGTACTACGTGCTGCCAGCGCTCCTGCTGTCCGCACTCGTCCCGCTCGCGAGTGGCCGACTCCTCACGTCCGCGTTTCAGGACGCATCGGACCCGGGAAAACTCCACGGGATGATGGTCGCAGCGGCAGGCTGGTTCTCCGTCGCACTGTTCGGCTCGCTGCCGTTACTCCTGATCGCCTGGACCATTGCGCTCGATCCGGTGTACTTGGACGCCCCAGCGCTCAACGGACGGGCCGCGTCGACGGTCGGAGCGTTCAGAAACCCGCTCAATGCGGTGTTCGAGTCGATGAGCGGGTTCACCGGGACCGGACTCACGATGACCGACGACGAGTCGGCACTGCCGCGGACGCTACAGTGGTGGCGAACGTTCATCGAATGGATCGGCGGTGTCGGCGTCATCGTCCTGACGACCGCGATCCTCGCCCGACCGGGGAGCGGTTCGCTGACATTGTACGAGAGCGAAGCCCGGTCCGAGAAGATCCACCCGAGTATCGTCTCGACGGTCCGGACCATCTGGTGGATCTTCCTGCTGTTCACCTTCGTCTCGATACTCGTCCTTTGGCTGGCGGGGATGCCGCTCTGGGGCGCGATCAACCACGCGATGACCGGGCTCGCCACCGGTGGGTTCTCCATCACGGACAACTCCATCGCGACGTACGACAGCGCCGTGATCGACTTCGCGCTGATCCCCGTGATGATCCTCGGTAGTATCGCCTTCCCCATCCACTATCTGATACTGCAGGGTGACCTGAAGAACCTCTACACCGACCTCCAGACGCGATGGATGTTCGGCTTCTTCGGGGCTGGCTCATTGCTGCTCTCGGCGATGGTGTATACCAGTGGGACCTACGACTCCTGGTTCGACGCCGTGCGGTACGGGCTGTTCCAGTTCGTCTCTGCGATGTCCTGTACCGGGTTCCAGACCGCGGTCGACTCGACGAACGTCGCCCTCGGAAAGTGGCCTGCCCAGGCACAGTTGACTGTCACATTCGGTATGGTCGTCGGGGCAGCCGCTGGCTCCACCGTGGGTGGCATCAAACTCATCCGACTCGCGACACTCGTGAAGGGAATCCGTCACCGGATCACGGACGTTTTCGTCCCCGATACGGCGGTCCGTCGGCTCCAGATCGACGACAGGCGGCTCACCGAGGAAGAGGCGAACCGCGAGTTGGGTGAGGCAGCCATCATCTCGGTTCTCTGGTTCGTGTTCCTCGCCCTCACGACGTTCGTGCTCCTGCTGGTGCTGCCCGAGAACCAGTACACGCTGGAGAACGTCGTCTTCGAGGTCGCGAGCGCCCAGGGTAACGTCGGCCTTTCGTCCGGCATCACCGGTCCGGGGATGCCGACAGTCGGGAAGCTCTTCTTCCTGTTCAACATGTGGATCGGTCGGCTGGAGATTATTCCCGTCCTCGTACTGCTCAGGGCGTTGTTCACCCGTGGAGGACTGTACCGATGA
- a CDS encoding Lrp/AsnC family transcriptional regulator, which translates to MDYRLDEIDKRILYHLALEARDTSAPDIAEEVNVSAGTIRNRINQLEEQGIIRGYHADIDYERAEGMLTNRFKCTSAAADRTKLAKQILQIPGVVNIREIMTGKADLEIKAVGSDTRDLTRIGDAILELGVEIEDQDIIKREHFRPYRPYGPAETRHSPSITDFMSLAGDAEVVELTVREGAPITGTTLREANSDGLLEEGLLVVALERDGEVLTPHGETKLEPGDLITIFVHNGQSGQVESVFAPQEA; encoded by the coding sequence ATGGACTACCGGCTAGATGAAATCGACAAGCGAATCCTCTATCATCTGGCTCTCGAGGCACGTGACACCTCTGCGCCCGACATCGCTGAGGAAGTGAACGTGTCAGCGGGGACAATCCGTAACCGGATCAACCAGTTAGAGGAGCAGGGAATCATCAGAGGCTACCACGCCGATATCGACTACGAAAGGGCGGAAGGGATGCTCACGAACCGGTTCAAGTGTACGAGTGCGGCAGCTGATCGAACCAAACTCGCGAAGCAGATCCTCCAGATTCCAGGGGTCGTGAACATCCGTGAGATCATGACCGGGAAGGCCGATCTGGAGATCAAAGCCGTCGGGAGCGACACCAGAGATCTCACACGGATCGGGGATGCGATCCTCGAACTGGGCGTGGAGATCGAGGACCAGGACATCATCAAGCGCGAGCACTTCCGGCCGTATCGGCCGTACGGTCCGGCCGAGACGCGGCACTCCCCGTCGATAACTGATTTCATGAGTCTCGCCGGCGACGCCGAGGTCGTCGAACTCACGGTACGTGAGGGTGCCCCGATTACGGGAACCACGCTTCGAGAGGCGAACTCCGATGGGCTCCTGGAGGAGGGCCTGCTCGTCGTCGCGCTCGAACGCGACGGTGAGGTCCTCACGCCACACGGTGAAACGAAGCTCGAGCCGGGCGATCTCATCACCATCTTCGTCCACAACGGCCAGAGCGGCCAGGTCGAATCAGTGTTCGCGCCGCAGGAGGCCTGA
- a CDS encoding potassium channel family protein: MYIIIVGAGDIGTPLIDIATRSGNEVVVIERDPDKADRVANQYDCLVLNADATTKETISDAGGEQADAIISTTDQDATNIMVCLLAQEFDIPAILSVVHNPEHMGLFRQIGVNTMQNPQQLIAEYLYRAVARPAIVDFMRIGEEAEVFEIEVTPEAPITGKSLNEAAASGLLDDDMLVVAIERNGEGHPITPRGNTEIEAGDILTVYSGVGADPEITDIFGHHEDRT, encoded by the coding sequence ATGTACATCATCATCGTCGGTGCGGGCGACATCGGAACACCGCTGATCGACATCGCGACTCGGTCCGGGAACGAGGTCGTCGTCATCGAGCGTGATCCCGATAAGGCCGACCGCGTCGCGAACCAATATGACTGCCTCGTCCTCAACGCCGACGCGACGACGAAGGAGACGATCAGCGACGCCGGCGGCGAGCAGGCCGACGCGATTATCTCGACGACGGACCAGGACGCGACGAACATCATGGTGTGTCTCCTAGCTCAGGAGTTCGATATCCCCGCCATCCTTTCCGTCGTCCACAACCCCGAGCACATGGGGCTGTTCCGCCAGATCGGTGTGAACACGATGCAGAACCCACAGCAACTCATCGCGGAGTACCTCTACCGTGCCGTTGCACGACCAGCGATCGTTGATTTCATGCGAATCGGTGAGGAGGCGGAGGTGTTCGAAATCGAGGTGACGCCGGAGGCCCCGATTACAGGGAAGTCGCTGAACGAAGCCGCCGCCTCCGGACTGCTCGACGACGACATGCTCGTCGTAGCGATCGAACGGAACGGCGAAGGACACCCGATAACCCCACGAGGGAACACCGAGATCGAGGCTGGTGATATCCTCACCGTGTACTCGGGTGTCGGGGCCGATCCAGAGATAACCGACATCTTCGGCCACCACGAGGACCGGACGTGA